Proteins encoded within one genomic window of Panicum virgatum strain AP13 chromosome 1N, P.virgatum_v5, whole genome shotgun sequence:
- the LOC120657056 gene encoding anthranilate O-methyltransferase 3-like, producing the protein MKVERDLHMSRGDGETSYASNSRLQEKSILKTRPVLHEAVAAARASASLSSAAAMVVADLGCSSGPNTLLVVSEVLGAVATGGRREAEELRLVTGGQQPQPPAQHVQFFLNDLPGNDFNLVFQSLELFKKLAARDKRDSLPPYYVAGLPGSFYTRLFPDRSVHLFHSSYSLMWRSKVPEELARGTVLNEGDIYIWESTPPPVVKLYRKQFQEDFSLFLKLRHKELASNGQMVLAFLGRKNQDVLRGEVSYMWGLLAQALQSLVKEGLVEKEKLDSFNLPFYAPSVDEVRDVIRQSEAFDINHIHLFESNWDPQDDLDDGDLVLDSAQSGANVAQCIRAVIEPLVAHHFGEHILDDLFEIYARNVAAHLRKVKTKYPVIVLSLAARRAPKYQTNGDCYSLFTRGQLM; encoded by the exons gaGAAGTCGATACTGAAGACGAGGCCCGTGCTCCACGAGGCcgtggcggccgcgcgcgcgtcggcgtcgctctcctccgccgccgcgatggTCGTCGCGGACCTCGGCTGCTCGTCGGGGCCCAACACGCTCCTCGTCGTCTCCGAGGTGCTCGGCGCGGTCGCCACCGGCGGCCgccgggaggcggaggagctgcGGCTGGTGACGGGCGGCCAGCAACCGCAGCCGCCGGCGCAGCACGTGCAGTTCTTCCTGAACGACCTCCCCGGGAACGACTTCAACCTCGTCTTCCAGTCCCTGGAGCTGTTCAAGAAGCTGGCCGCCAGGGACAAGCGGGACTCCTTGCCGCCGTACTACGTCGCCGGGCTGCCGGGGTCCTTCTACACCAGGCTCTTCCCCGACCGCTCCGTCCACCTCTTCCACTCCTCCTACTCCCTCATGTGGCGATCCAAG GTACCTGAGGAGCTCGCGAGAGGCACGGTTCTGAACGAGGGCGACATCTACATCTGGgagtccacgccgccgccggtggtgaAGCTGTACAGGAAGCAGTTCCAGGAGGACTTCTCGCTGTTCCTCAAGCTGCGTCACAAGGAACTCGCGTCCAACGGCCAGATGGTGCTGGCGTTCCTGGGCAGGAAGAACCAAGACGTTCTGCGTGGCGAAGTCAGCTACATGTGGGGGCTGCTTGCGCAGGCTCTTCAGTCCCTTGTAAAAGAG GGCCTTGTGGAGAAGGAGAAGCTGGACTCCTTCAACCTCCCGTTCTACGCGCCTTCGGTGGACGAGGTGCGGGACGTGATCAGGCAGAGCGAGGCGTTCGACATCAACCACATCCACCTCTTCGAGTCCAACTGGGATCCCCAAGACGACCTGGACGACGGCGACCTCGTGCTCGACAGCGCCCAGAGCGGCGCCAACGTCGCCCAGTGCATCAGGGCTGTGATCGAGCCCCTGGTCGCGCACCATTTTGGCGAGCACATACTCGACGATCTCTTCGAGATTTATGCGCGGAACGTCGCGGCGCACCTCCGGAAAGTGAAGACCAAGTACCCTGTCATCGTCCTGTCCTtggcggcgaggcgcgcgcccAAGTACCAAACGAATGGCGATTGCTATTCGCTTTTCACACGAGGCCAGTTAATGTag
- the LOC120653728 gene encoding protein ALP1-like — MAMRYIKLSNCGMAASQGRDADDVEIAATVLVVGTKRRWGGSTPGHKTYKRDREGANKILNAQYFVEHPIYNPDHFRRRCVTEADSYFKQKRNCAGQRGFSPIHKCTIAIRMLAYGSIADSLDEYLQMGESTVLETLKCFVRTIVNVFGEEWIRPPTELELQHILKVNEARGFPGMVGSIDCMHWEWSSCPTALHGMYKGHKGKPTMILEAVVTEDLRFWHAYFGLPGSHNDINVLQRSPVFDDLANGRAPPVEFNVNGNIYNIGYYLADGIYPDWATLIKTISAPISNKHKVYAERQEACRKDVERGFRVLQARWKILHSPGRLWHQEDLNYIMRACIILHNMIIMDEKGVDLPTIHSSEWPGRENPSVCNIADFIDAQTYIRNKEICHHLRSNLVEHIWGLYGSGTGPFARKGSI, encoded by the exons ATGGCGATGAGGTATATTAAGCTTTCAAATTGTGGAATGGCTGCCAGTCAGGGGAGAGATGCTGATGATGTTGAGATAGCTGCAACAGTTCTCGTTGTTGGGACAAAACGTCGATGGGGAGGTTCAACACCGGGTCACAAGACATACAAGCGCGACCGTGAAGGTGCTAACAAAATATTGAATGCTCAATATTTTGTTGAACATCCAATTTACAACCCAGATCATTTCCGCAGGAGGTGT GTTACTGAAGCAGACTCCTACTTCAAACAAAAACGAAATTGTGCTGGTCAGCGAGGATTTTCCCCCATCCACAAATGCACGATTGCAATTAGAATGCTAGCTTATGGTAGCATTGCTGATTCATTGGACGAGTATCTTCAGATGGGTGAGAGCACTGTATTGGAGACATTGAAGTGTTTTGTCAGAACAATAGTAAATGTTTTCGGGGAAGAATGGATTAGGCCACCAACAGAACTGGAGTTACAGCATATACTAAAGGTTAATGAGGCAAGAGGATTTCCTGGAATGGTTGGCAGCATAGATTGTATGCATTGGGAGTGGTCTAGTTGCCCCACTGCTTTGCACGGGATGTACAAGGGCCACAAAGGGAAGCCAACTATGATTCTAGAGGCTGTGGTGACTGAGGACCTCAGGTTTTGGCATGCATACTTTGGATTACCTGGATCCCATAATGATATTAATGTGCTGCAGCGATCACCGGTCTTTGATGATTTAGCTAATGGCAGAGCACCTCCGGTTGAGTTCAATGTGAATGGCAACATTTACAATATTGGTTATTACCTAGCTGATGGGATATATCCAGATTGGGCTACCTTAATCAAGACAATTAGTGCACCCATAAGTAACAAGCACAAGGTGTATGCAGAGCGACAAGAGGCATGTAGGAAGGATGTGGAGCGTGGTTTCCGTGTTCTTCAGGCTAGGTGGAAGATTTTGCACTCCCCTGGTAGGTTGTGGCACCAAGAAGATCTAAATTATATTATGAGGGCTTGCATCATCTTACATAACATGATCATCATGGATGAGAAAGGTGTGGATCTTCCTACAATTCATTCATCAGAGTGGCCTGGTAGGGAGAACCCTTCTGTCTGTAATATTGCAGATTTTATAGATGCTCAAACTTATATCCGGAACAAAGAAATTTGCCACCATCTTCGTTCTAACCTTGTCGAGCATATATGGGGATTGTACGGTTCAGGCACTGGACCTTTTGCTCGAAAGGGAAGCATATGA